TAACAACACCATTCAAACAAAAGCTGCATTAGACATGCTGaaatacacatacatatacGAATAAACGGAACACCCACATAGACGGACACAATGAAGATTTGAAAACAAtcaaagaaaacaataaatgaTAGTGAAGAACAtctacaaattcaaaatttatccCAAAATTCACCATAAACCAagtagtttttaaaaaataatttggcgAAAAGATATCAGTACAACATCGACCGTGTACGATTTTAAACTGGTGCAAAGACTACAGCCGAGGAGAGGATCCttgaaataagaaaacaagAAACGATAAATACTATAGAGAAAAGgacattgaatttgaattttaaaaaatttgttataaataatCAATAGAATTATGGAAAAGCAAGAagaaacaacagcaacaaccgcAGTTGGTAATGAAGGCATGGATGCTAAAACAGATGCTCCAATACCATCTCCAGTTGATCCCGAAGTTTCAACATCTGACAACCCTGCAGAATCTTCTCCCACTGTAGTTCCCGAAGTTAAGCCTGAAGTTTCTACTGAAACAGAAGAAAAAACTACTGCTCCCACTGGGGAGGTTAAATCCGTTGCTCCCGCTGAAAATGCCAAAGAACCCATGACTGAAGGTAATTCTGTTAGTTCTCCTGATCAGATTCCTCAAGAAGCTTCTACTGAACAATCATCTCAACCAAATCAAGAAGCAACAGAAACTCCTGCTCAACCTCAAACTCCAACTGTTACACCACCAACTCCTTTATCAGAACAAAGTCCTGCAATTCCAGCTAATTCTTCTCTTGTAGGTGAGCAACCACAAGCATCTAAACAAGATCAGCCACAAGATGCTGGAAAATCAGAACAACCTGACAAAGCCAAGCCATCACAAACATCACCACAGGAACCTGATGCAATTTCGAAAAACGTCTCTGACCAAGCTGCATCTACTGCTCTTACATCCGCCGAAACTGAACAGAAGAAAGAACAAACTCCATCGGCAGAAGCCAATACAGAAGTTTCGCCAACACAACCAGCTCAACCTTCTACAactgaagaaaaaaatgaaacaaagagTGAAATCGTTGTAGAACCAGACCAAAGCCCACAAACTGAATCGGGAGCTCCAACGAAATCCGAAAATGAGGTCAAGAATACACAAGAAGCAACTTCCAAAGAAGGCCAGGATACCAAAGACGGTAAAATGGAATCAGCTACTGGTTCACAAGCAGCAGTCGAAGCCAGCACTCCAAACACAGATGAAGTGAAACCTCAAGAAGAATCAAAATCTGAAGCCTCAAAAACAGATGAGGCAAAACCTGCAGAAGCCGAAGCCACTACAGCACCAAAAACAGATGAAGTGAAAGTTCAAGAAGAGAAAACAACTGAAGAAGTCCCAACCACTCCAAAAACAGATGAAGTAAAACCGCAAGAACAGGCAAAGCCAGCAGAAGTCCCAACCACTCCAATAACAGATGAAGTAAAACCTCAAGAAGAGGCAAAACCTGCACAGGCAGAGACCACTCCAAAAACAGATGAAGTAAAACCAACAGAAGTGGCAAAACCTGCAGAAGCGGAAGCTCCAACCTCTCCAAAACCAGATGAGGTAAAACCTCAAGCAGAAGCCGAAACTTCGGAACCGGAAGCCACTTCAAACACAAATGAAACAAAACCTCAAGAAGGGGCAAAACCAGCTGAATCGGATGTTCCAGTCACTCTGAAAACAGATGAAATAAAATCTCAAGAAGAGTCTAAACCTATTGAACCAGAAGCCGTCATTACTTCAAACTCTGATGAAGGAAAACCTCAAGATGAGAATAAACCAACAGAGCCTGAAGCTCAACCTGCTACATCTGTTGAAGTAAAAGCCCCAGAAGATAATAAACCTACAGAACCACCAGTTCCAGAAGCTGCTGGAAGCCCAGAAGAAAATAAACCTGTGGAGTCAAAACCTGAAGATAATACGAAACCCACTGAGGAACCTCATGTACCCAAGTCAGCTGATGAACCTCCAAAACAGTAGATTTATACTCTCTCACATAGATTTAGTTATAAATAATCGCATTATCTCTTTATAAATAGTCATTGAAAGGATTAATTATCCTTTGCCTACACTTCTATGGTATTTGCGTGCCAAGATAAAACTGCATCTCTTCTCTGAAAAATCATCTCTGAAAAATCTCTAACTAATTCACATTCAAGCAATCATTTGTCTAACTATACTTGACAAGTATTGCATATGGCCTTCGATCATTCactaataaaaaatcttgtaTGATTTTAGCaatacaaaagaattttttttttattgattaaatGAAAAGTTTTTAGCGTTTATATTGCCCTCAAAAGACGCCACCCAGATGCCTAGAAGACGTCATTTTCATTTTgatatttgccaaaataatCAAGGAAATGAGATCCTAAAAATAGAATCCATGGTATCATTACTCTATATACGATTGGGACATCTATGCCTCCGATGTACTATATGCGTagttttctttgcaaaaaaaaaaaaaaatattggtggGTGGATTGGTATTGCGATTTTGGTTGATAATAAATCACATTGGAATGCTACTTCTGATGACAAAGGAAAACCCACTCAAGACAGTGAAAATCAAAATCAATCTTTATTAGAAGAACAGATGCATGGAGGAATTTTTTGTGATCATAagcaatctacactgaaaacagTTTATACAACCTAAAGTTTAGAATACAAACTATGCACATTATGTAGGAGAACCAggcctgtggagtcggagtctgaagattttctggagtcggagtcgagaaaattttgcttgACTCCGACCAAAATCTTAATAACActtttgtaactaaacaaatatttacgt
This is a stretch of genomic DNA from Haematobia irritans isolate KBUSLIRL chromosome 4, ASM5000362v1, whole genome shotgun sequence. It encodes these proteins:
- the LOC142233169 gene encoding uncharacterized protein LOC142233169, whose amino-acid sequence is MEKQEETTATTAVGNEGMDAKTDAPIPSPVDPEVSTSDNPAESSPTVVPEVKPEVSTETEEKTTAPTGEVKSVAPAENAKEPMTEGNSVSSPDQIPQEASTEQSSQPNQEATETPAQPQTPTVTPPTPLSEQSPAIPANSSLVGEQPQASKQDQPQDAGKSEQPDKAKPSQTSPQEPDAISKNVSDQAASTALTSAETEQKKEQTPSAEANTEVSPTQPAQPSTTEEKNETKSEIVVEPDQSPQTESGAPTKSENEVKNTQEATSKEGQDTKDGKMESATGSQAAVEASTPNTDEVKPQEESKSEASKTDEAKPAEAEATTAPKTDEVKVQEEKTTEEVPTTPKTDEVKPQEQAKPAEVPTTPITDEVKPQEEAKPAQAETTPKTDEVKPTEVAKPAEAEAPTSPKPDEVKPQAEAETSEPEATSNTNETKPQEGAKPAESDVPVTLKTDEIKSQEESKPIEPEAVITSNSDEGKPQDENKPTEPEAQPATSVEVKAPEDNKPTEPPVPEAAGSPEENKPVESKPEDNTKPTEEPHVPKSADEPPKQ